The segment atatttctagaaaattctttattgttttgcacatttatatgcttctgactatgttttatgcgatttatgctacttattcgcgataatattgacactgagaaggtagggtgagaaataaaaacaaccccaCTAGCACACGGTTCGTGACGTGattaacttcattctaagaaatttcccgcagcatggccgttacaccaatttttgaattcccttcttctacatattcctcaataacttttcttgtggtggtcggattgagctgaaatttttacacgacctcctcagataaccaaggaacttatttctaAAAGACGGGAAAgctaatttttatatttattaagttatagcacaaaatatagggctggggtcgttcaacgaccccgcttggcggcctagaggttaaataaaaaaaatcccgttatctgaccctgacccttcagcaggtagaaaatgggaaaaaatcaatttttctgtgggggcgctataaaggggggttggggcggaatcccatataacGCTTGCAACttgtattgaccccctctacccccataccaaattttatcaagatcggcccagccgtttcggaggagttcatgtgccacaaacaaacaaacaaacaaaattttcagctttatatattaagatttcgCATTTACAACGATGGAAATGCGTAAGAAGGGAGTTTATTCGCTTCTGTATGGGAAATTCctcattgaagaaaaaattaaaaaaacgtgCAATATTTTGTAGTAGATGATCAATAGACAAAACAGTGACGTCAccattgtgttttttgtctctttcagtGCATGAAATATTCATTCTAATGTTTCGTTGATTATTTTTGATCCTTTCGCGTTCATTGGGTTATACGTTGTCctaatgtgaaacattttatttccctaaattttaaagaatttatttgtttttccaagttaaaatgaattgaatttatgggGCCTAAAAAatacgttctgactgagaaatgtCCGCAAAATAAGACCGCATGTTTTTAAAcctttcgcatttttttggtcatacgttgacccaaacatgaaacatttttccccaattctttagaaattcaATTGGTTTTCCTAGttagaaatatataaaattcacgcagaagTTGAAGATGTTTTGTCTGAAAAATGTCCTCTAAAAGCattcacagaataaatatcgtgataaaagagtgcatgtttcaatatttttatatttcacgTTGGATGCGAAAAGGTTAATGTTTCATTTAGACGCGAAACaggttaaaaatatttggttttatgttttatgcattgaaagagaaaaaaatacatcaatGACGCCAttaattgtattttcaaacaaattcaGAAAATGGCaagtttgtttgaaaattactCAATCACTTTTGATCCTCTGAAAGATTGCACGAGTCTCGATTTTATTCTCTAACGAGagattttttcacataaaaatgaataaactcttttttctGCTCCGCTTAATTAGCCTCAAAACGTATTGTAAAATTCCTGAAAAGTATTCagccccaaaaaaaatcacaaaaccataaagaaaattggaaaaaaaatcatgagaaGTAAAAGACTCAGATGTACGACTggtaaattctttcaatttaatgcaatagttcttttctctcattaaaaattgtaaatagtTCTTTTAATCATGGTacaacaatttaaataatttccgcttttaattgttttatttttttcctcttcacacttttttttgtcagttctttaatccttttagctgtgatttttttaaagtgtctttttttttcttcttttttttttgcttccatCTCAAACTGTTgttttaagcttttctttgcacatctttaaggataaaaattataatgctttttcctcttctttttaATGTGCACAAAAGaatagaagaaataattcgttttattatttatttttgattgaaggaaaaaatattttttgaattcttcctTGATTCTTCCTTAAGCCAATGGatgtaaaaatgattttctctttttatatGATTTGGGGTGAGTCCTTTGGTCAATTAGACGCCCTTTTATTGCCTACCAAATCGTGCAATCAGCATAATCttagtttttattattcataaaCTTTCCTTCatctattttcttctttcttattatgttgaagaattttcagcattttttttccattaaatgtATCCCACGCCTGACACCAAttgcacgattttttttcaaaaattttcttttcttttctaagcaaattaattccttctcaattaagtcacattttttttgaaatcagctcaaaaaaatctttaaaaatctttgttaTGCGGTACTCGTTGcgagaattttaagaaaaaaattgacaatttaaaaattattaaagcaaataaaaatcacaaaattgtaggcattaaaatgtttttttttcttgcgcaaattataaaaaattaaaataaataaatattttcattttaatgtaGTTGCTAAAATGTTATTAAACATTTACCCTAATCAACATGGGATATTTATAGGTTTTTTAGTCACAAAATTAAGCTTTattgttttgattttcaatttaaagtttattatgAATTACCAGAAAGTTCTCAAAATCGCGGaacatgtgaaaattaaacaaataaaggGGTCGATTCTGTTTAATATCTTTCCTTTTCTgtccttacaattcgtcagttataagattttggtattccaaaaatattacttttccagggccctttaaaaatctttctggcTATTTCctggtgaaaaaaattctttgttttcattttatggaacagaacgatttaaaaatatcaactgCCAAAATcttgtaggaaattttaaattttttggaaaagttttttgacaGAATTGACCCCAATTTTGCACCGAAGCTCCTAAATAAAAACTAGAAGTTGCCATGAATAAACCAATGAATACTTTGATTGATTTTGCAACCAATCAGGGAGAATtttgattcttctttttattcattaatatttcaacaaGAGAATTAAGCTCCAAACTGGTGCAGTCTCAGTGCAAAGTATATTTGAATagatcaaaaattcttttagttttgAAACAGAAACAAGGGctttctgaaaattaaaacaaacccCAATGAAATGATCCGATTTTAACAAGTCTGTagttaaagatttaaaagtatttttaaatttattattttgcgattttctttaaactcgatttaataaaatcaaaattaatttaatcagttTCTTGCACTAACCTCACTTTTAAAAATCCCAATgttgattgaattttccgcggattaaataaaagaaattataccATCCTATTCATCGTTTAATATATCGTTAATATATTGATTTAATATCTCCAAAAATTTGGtaccatctctctctctctctctttctctctctaagTACATGAGACGTTACAGGGTCATTAAATATAGAATTTCTGCAATTATATTTGTTGAGAATAAATGGAATATCTCTGCAGGTCagtaaatgttttttcttcttcttgttctttttttggtattacaagtaaaagaattaatatatTAGGTAAAGGGTatgtttatattatttttttcttttttataatcaTCGCTATTTTGAAGTGTAAatgcaataataatttaaagattcctttttttttgttgttgatctTTATGAGAATGTCAAAACATtctaaattttgtattttttccttcttctttgttatttacaaattatttctaaatatGGTTCCATTTTGTTGttctaaatatataatttatccCAATCATTTCTACCCAAAAGTACCTTTtgcttttggaaaaatttccacTAAATTCTGctcatttttaaagttttttttcattgatttttccttcttacGTTCTacatttgattattttttattttgtttcatttagctaatatattttatttttagtataTTTGTTAcaggtaattaatttttttctttataataaaattctatataattaCTAATACAtttacgcattttttttaagggagaTTTTAAGTGTTTGTTGatataatatttgtttttaattgaattttttacttgagattttttttccttttttatgtaAGATAAATCTTATATGGCAACTGGATATTGCATGACAActatgagaaatttatttatttattttttttttataaaaaaaaattgaattgagaagttaataaaaaagattaaattataaaagataaatttctatgtttagatgatttttttttactattttagaGGTTAAGAAAAACTATTATTTGTATTTACTTTACCCGTTCCAATCTGactaatagaaaaaaattaatgactAACATTTCTCTCCCTTTCAGCACATAAAATCACCAACACGCCATCGTATTTACACAATATAATTACATTTATACCATAGAGcctacaaatttttaaatatcttccATTTCCTATCATAATAAATGTCTGAACTACGAGGCAGGTTCAGGAAATAAAGTTCTAGCTGCGAATTTAGTTAAAGAAATAagagttttattaatttaagtttttctttgattttttatggttagaaggaaaattttattaaatatttttatgttttctcagtaaaataatactttaataaaaattatataatacataaataataagaaaacaaaactttaaattctGAAAGTGccaaaagttcaattttttttactaaatattcatttttcttttgcaaaatgcgTTACATATtagagcttttattttattatctacCTATATATTCACACAccattattattatatatttttattttattaaaacatcACATCTTGCATTATGcagttctttaaattaaaaacataaattttacaatattagATAACTTTTCACTGATactcattgttttttttttggataattttataTGCACTGaccatttttccttctttttctgttttattttttgtcatatttttcatctcttaCGTCAGACACCGCAGAAATGGTcatcaaattgcaaaatgatttttatttttaagttttattaagcGTTTTAATCACCGCGTTGCTTCACCTTCTTGTTGTACACACACTGAACTCTTCAATTTTACTTTGAGATATCATAACGTCCGACAACCACCACGTGTTTGTGATGGAAATCTCGATTTTGTTTTAATGTGGTGCGTATGGCATAAGAAAAGAACTGAGCAGTATCtcattaaattacaataaaatgtacgtgtttgaataaaatagtGATGaggttttataaattaataatgatatgcaatgaaatattgatttaCTTCTTTGACTATAAATTACTCATCactccatgaaaaaaaaaacattcaaaaaataattatttattaactaACTTATTATGAAACCCATAGAATATAGAATTCTAATATCTAACTGTTTTATTCTaactaaaaaagaaacttgagAGAAATGTGTGCGGATGTTAAAGAATGCCTTAAAGTAAATTACAAAGCAGAGACGTTTCAATTTATGCGAATTGCTCGTTGCATAATGtttaaggaatttaataaaatgaaaaggagtctattcacttttgATAGTTGTATGAACTTATCGAAGACACCCACGGAGAacagagttaaaaaaaaaagtcaaattttccTCTGAATCAATTGTGAAACAAAAGCTTTacgaaaatttacataaaaagcaTATGCGTCATTGCTTCATCCAATGGTATTGATTCTGATTTTCATTCTCCTATGATTAGCTTGATAAACTCGGGTTAGATTAGCAAAaataacaaacattttcattgttCTTCATTTTCCCTTTCAATGCATAAAACATATGCGTCAAACGATCAATTCGTCTAGATGAAAATCTATTGATAGAAGCACTGAAAgttatttatataatttattcttttgaaagtaaaaaaaaagtataccCGTCagtttgattgatttttcaagataaaaaaaaagttttatttcgttttatgcataaaaaagcATACGCGTTATTGCTTAATGCTCAATGATCTTATTcttgattattattttcttgaaaataacaGGTAAGACTTctcaaatagataaaaaaaactacgaTATCATTGTTCTTCATTTAGCTGTGATTACTCTTGAAATAAGGtgcagcatatgcttcagtttgattgattttgaaaataagaaaacattgTATTGAAAACTCATGCATAATTTTTATACCTATTAGTGCACAAAGCATTTATATCAGTGCTTTGATCATTGttttcaaatagaaaaaaaaatcattgaattaattaagcaCTGACTCTTATCTTCTAAGACTTGCATTGAAGCATACTCACGTAAGGCATATAAATCGATGTCCTAATCCAATTTTTAtggcaaaataataattcttacACATTACATAGCATATTTGTCAGTATCcgaattgatttaaaaaataataataatttaaagcaaagaagcatatgctttatgcagCAAAAAATGGACCAggttttacaaattttaaacaaaagtttctgttttttttttcaacagatcctaaagataaaaaaatctcttgctCTTAAGTTCATCTTCGAAAGAATACATGTCACGCACAataatgaatagactccttcttttaataaaaattccatttaatattgagcaaaaaaaaaacatcccactaattgaaaatctctgtaaaaaaattctctggaAAACTGCTATTCCcaggaaaaaattcaataaaataaaattctgtaaaattaattaatttattgttacagaattttattgacttgaaatgtaattattttttatcaaccTCCCAcactgttgtttttttctgtcattgCCCCCCTAAAATTGTGCTGTAAATACGtactcaaaattatttattttcataccATTTTAGAGctttggaaaatataaattaaaaatagagattaaattcattgagcATGAAAAgataatattcaaaaaattaatttgtatttcagtgttttgttaatttttaacacattgtttgaaacatttatgaaaaaaaaaaatctaattagtGGTTAATTCTTGaggtgaaaataataaatatttctttctaatCTCAAATGCATAATAACTACTTTGGGGCTTATAACTGGATAAACAGCGGGTGTTTCATTGTATTTTACGTGCATTGCAATTAAATGTAGTTTGAGtgataatttacattttttttatttaatcaaaaactcCCTTTTGCATGCAGGGCGAGtgggagaaaaaatgaaatcataaTTCATTGTTGTCACGTGTGGTGTGATTGTATCAAATTCCACGATGGAATAGCAGTTTGAAACTCATTTAATTTATGCGCAAATATATACTTTTCTCATTgcattgaatataaaaaaaaatctgatgtTTTTTCTGTACAGAGAaggtattaaaaaataattattttgcaaattaaattattgttttaatttgttGGTAAAATCGAggagtttttaattatttttaatgtggTTTTGAGGGGGTTGTGGGTGGGTGTGTGTACGATACATATTTtcgattttccttttcttccatttcctTCGTCTCTCTTCTcctcattctctctctcaaacattttatatGGCATTGCAACAAGGGAGTTGCATTTAAAGTTTAGCACATTGTTATGTATATTATTTCGCAACAGGTGTAGTGAGtctgttgaattttccaccccctcatTCCCAACCCCCAACACACACGTTTGGCCTTCAGGAATGGCAAATTCACAATAAATATGTACCcctctcttgtttttttctttctttctttcatgtTGATATGTCATCCTCTCGTGAACAACGAGCATCACATACAATTGTAGGTATTTCAATGTAGGTATAAGAGGcgttacaaaaaaagagaagataaGGAAAATATGAGAGAATTACCTTTCTGTAACAATCTTCCAGAGTGTGACAATTTCATATTCCTTCAAATCGGGAATTGTGAAGAAGAACAGGGAGCTTGTGGCATTCAGTCTTCCATTGACAATACTGTTCATTTGTGTACGTGTGAGAAAAAGTGGATTAAGGGGTGTAATTGTCATATTTGTCTTCTGCACCAGTGTCCCCGTGACGTGGACATCGTCAATCCAGAAGTAGGGATTCCGCTGTGCCTCCCGGTAGAGCAGCACAACGGCATCCGGGGAGTAGATTATCGAGAAACCCGGACAGTAGGCCGGATAGTACTTCCCGGGGTATTCCTTCGTACTAACGCGCCACTTTGAGCGGTAACTACGTTTCACGCGTGCCTCCTGCACCTCGTAGCACGCCACCAACCTCCGACGATCCACCCCATTCTCCAGGAAGTCAAACATCGTTGGGGAATTCACGAACACATCGTCATCTGTCTTGAGCAGAAAATGTGCCTCAGGGCAGCTATAGGTAAACCACTTGAGTGCCATTGCATGCTTATACGTCATATTCCGGTAGGCATCAATGAAGTTCCCCTGAACCAGATCCCCATGCCGCGCATTCTCCACCTCAAGCTCCCCCTGCACCTTTGGGGACGCAACAGCACCGAGTAGGAAGAGAAGACGCGCCCGCACATCGTCTCGTCCCCATGTTCGCCTTATCAGTGCCCTCTTCTCCCCATTCCCCGGGGCACTGTGCACAAGTATGAGCACCAATGGTTGCACATGGAGCTCACTGCAGCTCTTCTGCTCGATGATATACTCAAAATTCactaaatcaatcaatttgtgCTTATCCCGCTGTGGTGGATCATCATCCAACGTTGCCAGGAGGGTGGCAATGCCGTTGGGATGATTCGTGGCATTACCACCAGATGCCGCATGTTGAGGAGGAAGGCCATAGCGAAAGGTGAGTTCAGTCGTTGGCACCAATTGGGGCTGGGATGCCCGCCAGATGGTAATGCACAGAAGCAGCCCAATGAAGAGCACCAAAATTGATCGACGCTCGTAGAAAACCATCAGTCAGCTAAGTTTCTCCACTTTccattctgaaaaaaaattaattaaaaattttttcctttaaattcaaggatttttcttccttttttcaaacttagaatttttttaaagaacgaTTCTGttggaattatttcttttaattcacaaaGGGTTCATTATGGGAATTctgtgaaaaagaatttgaagattttaaaggTTTAGAAAGTTAGATCACATATTTAGACCAAATAGCTGAGACacattttgggaaattaaagaaaagttaaaaaataacaagtagaaaagttttattatctCCCAGTTTGTGAGTTTTAAGGTTCTTTGGTATTTTGTAGAAAAGAATTGTAGCATTTGACCACATTTGACAGATCTAAAAATTTAGTACACATTTTACAAAAGCCtgacaaaaaatgtttaaaactataaaagaaatatttttatttttatcttacaatttaatttttttttggtaatccAAGAAAAAAGAGTTGTAAGACAAATTAGGTCTAAGAAGTTTAGTACATTTATCcgagacacattttgtgctaaaaggcttgaaaaattatgagaagcaacaaaatgtttattattttatttcggAATTCGTAAACTTTAACGTATAAtgtaaaaaggaattaaaagatttcagATTTCTAAAGAATTAGTAGAGAATGTACCTTCAGATCACAAAGCAGAGACCGCAGAGACatattttatgctataaaCATAAAGCCACAGGCAAAAAGCTTAGAGATCTAAACTAACTAAACTtgcttagaaaaaaattcttgtccaacaatttgtgagtttttttttagttattccgataaaaatattaaattagtaCACATTTTAGCCAAGACacactttgaaaaatattaaaataagctttaaatattatgaaagaaaaagaaatgtttttttttatctcataaTTTGCGAATTCTAAGATATTCTGTGTATTCtgtgaataataattttgtatttttgacagaattaaaaatttaatacaaactTTTAGACCTCGAATCATAGCTGAGACACAACTCGTGCAATAATAGAAAACCTTTGATATTCTTTCCctacaaaaggaaaaagaaaacatttctaaTATGATTAACCcctttttatcaatttaagaCTTTTACCTAAGCTTCAAAAGCCTTCACTTAAACACGTCAGCGCAttatgtttgattttattttatcagcatttcaagagagagaaaaataaagtagGTACTCTTAGGTACGACCCGATTGCGCCACTCACTAATTGCTATGACTGATAAGGTTACACATCCAATTTATTGGAACTAAAACATATTCATTGGAGGGGTAATAAATTGTGTCATTTTATATGTTTAGCAATTGATTAGGCTGTTTTTCCTTGCTTTTTTCGTAGAAGAGACTGTcgcaataaattgataaagacACGTCTAAATAGGGAAGAGTGCACCTAAAATAGAACCTGTcgtatattttcttaatttatttttttttcagggacATTTCCAGGGTAATGAGTTTTCCTTTCATCAGGCTTAAAATACgtggaaaattgtttgaaattcttacggattttaaattttaacgtttcttttatgaataattttgttcagtttaattttatctGGTTGTTCAAAGCTTCTCCCGCTACTTTTGAGagtttcaaaatgaataaactccacTAGAGATgagctttaatatttttaattaaacttctaTTCATCAACGTTCTATTATTTTCTCCGTTCTTTTTGTTTATATTTCCACCAtttgaagaactttttaaCGTGCTGAAAAACTAGCTCTTTTAATCAAAACACATGAAAAACACTCGTGACAggttatttaaaaatgaataattgaaaaatcttatcTCATGCCGCATTGCACTCGAGTTTCTGCATTTTTATGTTATTGCACAAagacaaagaatttaatattttatcttcaATGTTTGGAACATAAAACACGCGCtgaatgagaaataatttatgtttttatgttaACACCTTTCTGTGATTTTAGTGTGTGTTTTCAGGGGTGAATAGGGTTAGTTTACTTTCAGTtctaattttgtgaaataaattataacaaattattaaactttttgaggaaaaattcctttaaaattcatgttttaaGCTCCTTAAATTACtattatttttccttataaAATCGAATGAATAATCGATcggaaaattgatcaaattcCCCGTTTAACTGTGCAAATTATACTTTTCCCAGAACCTTCCAGAAACATGCCAACCCCTTTCTCGAGCTTTTAATCCATTTCTTTAATAAGTAAACATTTTGCTAATTTAAGAGCTTTTCTTGAAAAGCTCCTTTCGCAGGATCCtcaacaattttccaatcaaaagagattttcaacataaattaaattgattctaCAGGAACATGGCGGATTTCCCGGGAAAACTATTTTACACGAGAAATGCCATGTTCATacgttaaagaaattttcacatttcaccaCAGAAGTTATGAGCTTTTGAATAGGAAaactttaacaatttattcgTGTTTCAAAAGTCAAACAATGCGCCGACTACTCCACCATGAGGAAAAGGGGGAAATTCTCACTTACAGAAAACGCCcctatataaattttaatctcacCAGATGGGAGTGACAAGAAGGGTGATGATGGTGGGTGGGAAAGTCTCTCAAAGTGCACCAAATCtcctcacaattttttttaccggTCTTCACTGATCGTCTGACACATTTGGAATGATTCGTTCTTTCCAGGGATTTACTATCACCAACCACAAATGCCTCACTATCTATCTATATCGCGATAGGCAGTGGTagggaatgaagaaaaaaacttcgtTTGAAAATCGACGATCCTCTCAGgaacaaatattaaatatttatattctcCATATCGATAAGGGGGAGTTCATTGCGCTTCGTCATCGAATAtttctaaaagtttttatttgcctccattttttttgttattagaTATTTGCGACTCTAAAGAAACATAATCTGCGAGCATAGGAACACATTAGTTATGACGTTCGGCATGATTGAATATTTCTGCACTAATACCAAGATATGAAAACGTACAAAATACTTCTTTTATGCTTTGAGCCTTATCGCTTTGCCAAACTGATAACCTTTCTGCGCATTCTACACACGGAGCTGGCTAAATTGCACTGAAATATGTGGCTGAGATTGCAGGAAAGGAGAAATTCTCACAAATGCTAAAGAAGATAAACTTTTTGCTGCTGAAGCACGTGTAGGGTAAGATTCATGTTAAAATTAATCTGTTGCCCAATCTTTTATTGataattctcatttaattcCAATCTAAAACTCCAAAAAGTATGCAGAGCAGTTTTTATAATCCAAattcaagttaaaaaaaaaacatatcgaCCGATACTCGAACCGGGGTCATTTCCGTGTGAACCAAGATAGCTACGCATCGTGCTAATTAGCAGAGATAACTCTTCAAAGTGtcatttatgcattttattgtatttttattagattttcatTGGATTTCTATTTTTACAACGTTCAATGACTAATCCACATCCATTTTAACATGTCAAGTGCATGTAAAGCACTCGAAATCAAATCAAActgaacaataaaataattaaactccTTACTTCACATCAATGTCATCGTATTTATGTACTAATTTCCCACTCTCTGTAAATTTGATTTATCTGCAGTGCAATGATAAAAGCCATCAACAATGAAATGCAGACAAATTACCAACAATTAAGATTAAAACTCATCAAATGGAATTGTGCTCAATAATCCCATTAAGTATAAGTCTCCCGAAGCAATCACAATAGACGACGTGCTTTATTCATTCAGTTACATAAATGGGATAAGTAAAGTGGGTGATATACGTGATAATACCTAACTATTTATGTAATGTATAGACATATAATACTCTAGATCTAGGGG is part of the Lutzomyia longipalpis isolate SR_M1_2022 chromosome 3, ASM2433408v1 genome and harbors:
- the LOC129792945 gene encoding beta-1,3-galactosyltransferase 5 codes for the protein MVFYERRSILVLFIGLLLCITIWRASQPQLVPTTELTFRYGLPPQHAASGGNATNHPNGIATLLATLDDDPPQRDKHKLIDLVNFEYIIEQKSCSELHVQPLVLILVHSAPGNGEKRALIRRTWGRDDVRARLLFLLGAVASPKVQGELEVENARHGDLVQGNFIDAYRNMTYKHAMALKWFTYSCPEAHFLLKTDDDVFVNSPTMFDFLENGVDRRRLVACYEVQEARVKRSYRSKWRVSTKEYPGKYYPAYCPGFSIIYSPDAVVLLYREAQRNPYFWIDDVHVTGTLVQKTNMTITPLNPLFLTRTQMNSIVNGRLNATSSLFFFTIPDLKEYEIVTLWKIVTER